The following proteins come from a genomic window of Zygotorulaspora mrakii chromosome 8, complete sequence:
- the ZPS1 gene encoding Zps1p — protein sequence MKFSTACLATFASLTSSGMAAPVYNTNSSAELQSAVSQEIFGWTKPTFPELYHTCNSTNARMLNVALQESLEVSAYAKDRLLKYGADDVYYKRWFGNGSIFTVMGVFDHLVESSKSGVLFRCDDVEGLCAANPGYYAGHHRVSVPAETVICDYFYMSKKPISSICFEGNIIDVGPSHYAGIDLFHRYLHVPSMNLDYVGEYAEELDELIDYAENNSTFAVRNTDNYLYYMADVYSSSIVPGGCLGELS from the coding sequence atgaagttcTCGACCGCTTGCTTGGCCACATTTGCTTCCCTCACCTCCAGTGGTATGGCAGCACCAGTATACAACACCAATTCTTCCGCTGAACTACAGAGCGCTGTTTCACAAGAAATCTTCGGTTGGACCAAACCAACTTTCCCTGAGCTTTACCACACATGCAACTCAACTAATGCTAGAATGTTGAACGTTGCTTTGCAGGAATCACTTGAAGTTTCCGCATACGCGAAGGATAGACTTTTGAAGTATGGTGCCGATGATGTGTATTATAAGAGATGGTTTGGTAATGGAAGCATATTCACCGTTATGGGTGTTTTTGACCATTTGGTTGAATCTTCCAAGAGCGGTGTCCTATTCAGATGTGATGACGTTGAAGGACTTTGTGCAGCAAATCCAGGTTACTATGCGGGCCATCATCGTGTGTCCGTACCAGCAGAAACAGTCATCTGTGATTATTTTTACATGTCTAAAAAGCCAATTTCATCTATCTGCTTCGAGGGAAACATCATTGATGTCGGTCCATCACATTACGCCGGTATAGACTTATTTCACCGTTATCTACATGTTCCCTCAATGAACTTAGACTACGTTGGTGAGTATGCAGAAGAATTAGATGAATTGATCGACTATGCTGAAAACAACTCTACTTTCGCTGTGAGAAATACTGATAACTATTTGTATTATATGGCAGATGTGTACAGTTCTTCAATTGTACCAGGAGGTTGTTTAGGTGAGCTTTCTTAG
- a CDS encoding nucleobase cation symporter-1 family protein: MSTLNTDMGAKQQIKVVLTSENDVSDTESYRTGRYDSTKCEKIMRSLQLGGAVNSRRSNADLDPVPPSRRTWGTHNFAMYWISDDFSLSMFESASSLMEVGLSWKMAIACVTIAQFITSLPIVANGLVGSKYRIGFAIQSRAVFGWHLSKLIIVMRMIVSIFWYAIQAYNGASCIYAMTVAIWPSFRTMRNQLPESSDTSTQMMICFFIYFVVVIPFFFVPMHKLKHFFTLKTIVTPIVAFGIMGWCIQAVKNQGMYDALWIDDTATASGSNRSWLFLSGLYSNIGTWATMGVNSPDFTRYAKRNSSQYITVFVMPCMACLMTFLGVVTARASRVLYGTMMWSPMLLVNQWTSSGGRAAAFFCAVAWLIAQIGVNIAGNSVAAANDMNSLWPKYINIRRGQIITAVIGSYALVPWKIMESGQSFLSFMSGYTIWLGPITGILICDFFFIHKCKYNVWEMYKPKGIYRYGKLGINWCAFVAFTIGWVPLLPGLLPSVSSSYSMPEGVNHLYALGYFYGVLAPGVVYVTLWKLFPNRAALSQVPVYCDDTEYKDYPEDYEPY; this comes from the coding sequence ATGTCAACATTAAACACTGATATGGGCGCGAAACAGCAAATTAAAGTCGTCTTGACAAGCGAAAATGACGTTTCTGATACGGAGTCCTACCGCACCGGACGCTATGACTCAACgaaatgtgaaaaaatcaTGCGAAGTCTCCAACTTGGTGGAGCTGTTAATTCAAGGCGTTCCAATGCAGATTTGGATCCAGTGCCACCTTCGAGGCGAACTTGGGGAACGCATAATTTTGCAATGTACTGGATATCTGACGATTTTTCCCTTTCGATGTTTGAATCTGCATCTTCATTGATGGAGGTAGGTTTATCGTGGAAGATGGCTATCGCATGTGTTACAATTGCACAGTTTATAACATCTCTACCTATCGTTGCTAACGGGTTGGTTGGATCGAAATATAGAATTGGGTTTGCTATACAGTCTAGGGCCGTATTCGGATGGCATTTGAGTAAATTGATTATTGTCATGAGAATGATCGTCTCGATTTTTTGGTACGCGATTCAAGCTTATAATGGTGCAAGTTGCATATATGCGATGACGGTTGCGATTTGGCCCAGCTTCAGAACTATGAGAAACCAATTACCTGAAAGTTCCGATACGAGCACACAAATGATGATCTGCTTTTTCATTTACTTTGTTGTGGtcattccttttttctttgtacCAATGCATAAATTAAAGCACTTTTTTACGTTAAAGACAATCGTCACGCCCATTGTGGCTTTCGGTATTATGGGCTGGTGCATTCAAGCTGTTAAAAATCAAGGTATGTATGATGCACTTTGGATCGACGATACAGCCACTGCATCGGGATCCAACAGATCGTGGTTGTTTCTCTCAGGGCTTTATTCAAACATCGGCACTTGGGCAACTATGGGTGTAAACAGTCCCGACTTCACAAGATATGCCAAGCGAAATTCCTCTCAATACATAACAGTTTTTGTCATGCCTTGTATGGCATGTTTAATGACTTTCCTTGGAGTTGTTACAGCGAGAGCAAGCAGGGTTTTGTATGGGACTATGATGTGGTCTCCAATGCTTCTAGTCAACCAGTGGACTTCTTCTGGTGGAAGGGCAGCAGCATTCTTCTGTGCTGTTGCTTGGCTGATAGCTCAAATAGGGGTCAACATCGCAGGTAATTCTGTTGCAGCAGCTAATGATATGAATTCATTGTGGCCTAAGTATATCAATATAAGACGAGGTCAAATCATTACCGCTGTCATTGGATCTTATGCTTTGGTGCCATGGAAAATTATGGAAAGTGGCCAGTCATTCCTGTCTTTCATGTCGGGTTACACAATTTGGCTGGGGCCTATTACCGGAATCTTGATATGCgacttcttctttatcCACAAGTGCAAATACAATGTTTGGGAAATGTACAAACCCAAAGGCATTTACAGATATGGTAAACTCGGCATTAATTGGTGTGCTTTTGTGGCCTTTACCATTGGCTGGGTTCCTCTATTACCTGGTCTGCTACCTAGTGTTTCCAGCAGCTACAGTATGCCCGAAGGAGTAAACCACCTTTACGCTCTCGGTTATTTTTACGGAGTACTTGCCCCAGGTGTTGTCTACGTCACGTTATGGAAACTATTCCCCAATAGAGCCGCACTGAGTCAGGTTCCGGTCTATTGTGATGACACCGAGTATAAAGATTATCCAGAAGATTATGAACCGTATTaa